From the genome of Impatiens glandulifera chromosome 9, dImpGla2.1, whole genome shotgun sequence, one region includes:
- the LOC124915139 gene encoding protein argonaute MEL1-like, with translation MNTLIDSNMELYLGNRLPAYDGSKNIYSLGPLPFQSKDFPVKLLKKDGNRRKESHFNVAIKFAAKVDLYQLQAFLHRKQGNLPHETLQALEIVLRATPSVMYTAVERSFFSPRLGAKGKLDGGLEYWQGFYQSLRPTQIGLSLNIDISARAFFDPILVTEFIQQYLHIGDLSRPLTDQDCKKILKVLKGVTVKTTHLKNVMSKKIVRLSQQPIGELMFTCDDGVQKKYVVQYYLERYRITLRYPSLPAMQYGSDSKPIYLPLELCKIVEGQRYTKKLNERQVTSLLMATCQRPVHREQNIRQMVRQNDYNNDKFVNEFGLHIQPEPTVVEARLLPPPMLKYGGSQEAPSVGQWNMLNKRMFNGAKIDFWTCVNFSKMNQNQVGQFCWDLVQTCISKGLKFNTEPLIPIHSANPKHIGRALTSIHSRCNEQLTKMKAKGRHLQLLLVILPEISGSYGTIKKVCETELGIVSQCCQPRQVLKRTLSYLENVTLKINVKAGGRNTVLASAFERKLDFVSDMPTIIFGADVTHPAPGEDSSCSIAAVVASMDWPEVTTYKGLVSAQRHREEIISNLYKEVDDPIRGRVKSGMIRELLISFKQSTGHKPDRIIFYRNGVSDGQFSHVLLYEVDAIRKACSSLEENYLPRITFVVVQKGHHTRLFPMTHGDRHSTDRSGNVLPGTVVDTKICHVREFDFYLCSHSGIQGTSRPTHYHVLFDENDFSADALQGLTNSLCYTYARCTRSVSIVPPAYYAHLAAWRARYYVEGYVEGDVEGDGADAESTSVRVNTREGDAVVRPLPNVMDNVKQFMFYC, from the exons ATGAATACTTTGATCGACTCTAACATGGAGTTGTATCTGGGGAATCGGTTGCCTGCATATGATGGCAGCAAAAACATTTACAGCTTGGGGCCACTTCCCTTTCAGTCCAAGGACTTCCCAGTGAAACTGCTTAAAAAGGATGGAAATAGAAG GAAGGAGAGTCACTTCAATGTGGCAATTAAGTTTGCTGCTAAAGTTGATCTGTATCAACTTCAAGCATTCTTACATAGGAAGCAAGGGAATCTTCCTCATGAGACATTGCAAGCTCTTGAGATAGTTCTCCGAGCAACTCCTTCGGTTAT GTACACTGCTGTTGAAAGGTCATTCTTTTCACCAAGACTTGGTGCAAAGGGGAAACTGGATGGTGGCCTGGAGTATTGGCAAGGGTTCTACCAAAGCCTACGACCAACTCAAATTGGGCTCTCGCTGAATATTG atatatcaGCAAGGGCATTCTTTGACCCCATCCTAGTAACAGAGTTTATTCAACAGTATCTTCATATTGGAGATCTGTCCAGGCCATTAACTGACCAAGACTGTAAGAAA ATTCTGAAGGTCTTGAAAGGTGTGACTGTGAAAACGACTCACCTGAAGAATGTCATGAGCAAAAAGATAGTTCGTCTATCTCAACAACCAATTGGTGAACTGAT GTTCACGTGTGATGACGGTGTTCAAAAGAAGTATGTGGTCCAATACTACTTAGAAAGGTACCGTATCACACTTAGGTATCCTTCCTTACCTGCAATGCAGTATGGAAGTGATTCCAAGCCTATTTATCTGCCATTGGAG CTGTGCAAAATCGTGGAGGGGCAGAGGTATACGAAGAAGTTGAATGAGAGGCAGGTAACCTCTCTTTTGATGGCTACCTGTCAAAGACCCGTGCATAGGGAACAGAACATTAGACAG ATGGTCAGGCAAAACGATTACAACAATGACAAGTTCGTGAACGAATTTGGGTTGCATATACAGCCTGAACCTACAGTGGTTGAAGCAAGACTTCTTCCACCTCCCATG CTCAAATATGGTGGGTCACAAGAGGCTCCAAGTGTGGGGCAATGGAATATGTTGAACAAG AGAATGTTTAACGGGGCCAAGATAGATTTCTGGACTTGTGTCAACTTCTCAAAAATGAACCAAAATCAGGTCGGCCAGTTCTGTTGGGACTTGGTGCAAACATGCATAAGTAAAGGGCTG AAATTCAACACGGAACCGCTGATTCCCATCCATTCAGCCAATCCTAAACACATTGGAAGGGCACTAACCAGCATCCACTCGCGATGTAATGAGCAGCTCACAAAGATGAAGGCAAAAGGCAGACATCTTCAGTTGCTGCTCGTCATATTGCCAGAAATTTCTGGTTCATATG GGACGATTAAGAAGGTTTGTGAGACAGAACTGGGCATTGTCTCTCAATGCTGCCAACCTAGGCAAGTTCTTAAGAGGACTTTGTCGTATCTTGAAAATGTCACCCTGAAGATTAACGTCAAG GCTGGAGGACGCAACACCGTGCTTGCGAGTGCGTTCGAGAGAAAATTGGATTTTGTCTCGGATATGCCCACCATCATCTTTGGCGCTGATGTCACTCATCCTGCTCCAGGAGAGGATTCAAGCTGTTCAATTGCAGCG GTGGTTGCTTCGATGGACTGGCCTGAGGTAACCACTTACAAAGGACTGGTCTCTGCTCAAAGGCACAGAGAGGAAATCATCAGTAACCTCTATAAAGAGGTTGATGATCCTATAAGGGGGAGAGTTAAAAGTGGGATGATCAg GGAGCTATTGATTTCGTTTAAGCAGTCCACTGGTCATAAACCAGATAGAATAATATTCTATAG AAATGGTGTTAGCGATGGACAATTCAGTCATGTTTTGCTCTATGAGGTTGATGCAATTCGGAAG GCATGTTCTTCTCTAGAAGAAAATTACCTACCAAGGATCACATTTGTGGTTGTGCAGAAGGGGCATCACACTCGCCTCTTCCCAATGACTCATGGCGACAGACATTCAACCGACCGGAGTGGAAATGTTTTGCCAG GTACGGTTGTTGATACAAAGATTTGTCATGTAAGGGAGTTTGACTTCTATCTATGCAGTCATTCGGGTATCCAG GGAACAAGCCGGCCAACACATTACCATGTGTTGTTTGATGAGAATGACTTCAGTGCAGATGCATTGCAAGGACTCACTAACAGCTTGTGTTACAC CTATGCGAGATGCACTAGATCGGTGTCTATAG TTCCTCCTGCTTACTATGCTCATCTTGCTGCGTGGAGGGCACGCTATTATGTGGAAGGTTACGTGGAAGGTGACGTGGAAGGAGATGGAGCTGATGCTGAATCCACTAGTGTTAGAGTGAACACAAGGGAAGGAGATGCAGTTGTTCGGCCTTTACCTAATGTTATGGATAATGTAAAGCAATTTATGTTTTACTGCTGA
- the LOC124913688 gene encoding rRNA-processing protein CGR1, whose translation MACTVDFRNLDEGFGGKTYKRKRSEHTLLGNAVEQDAVDTSMDVDVSAAAPSSKRQAVSSSDNPNKPVFANPTYNGVIAGKVSGRKWKQPRTRRASACKVSIKGTTVEERNRQKEIKKAYKERMTELKDEIKNNKAEKRRRREEGEKRKQENILRSGTKFQKITNPKTLQKLAKSKKKKLLKVLPDDLLRKKN comes from the coding sequence ATGGCTTGCACCGTCGACTTCAGGAATTTGGATGAAGGTTTCGGTGGCAAGACCTACAAGAGGAAGAGATCTGAGCATACTCTCCTCGGTAATGCCGTTGAACAAGATGCAGTTGATACTTCCATGGACGTCGACGTCTCAGCCGCCGCTCCTTCTTCCAAGAGACAGGCCGTATCTTCTTCCGATAACCCTAACAAGCCTGTATTTGCTAACCCTACCTACAATGGCGTGATCGCCGGTAAGGTCTCTGGTCGAAAGTGGAAACAGCCGCGAACTCGCCGAGCGTCTGCTTGCAAGGTGAGCATCAAGGGAACGACTGTTGAAGAGAGGAACAGGCAGAAGGAGATAAAGAAGGCTTACAAGGAGAGGATGACCGAGTTGAAGGATGAGATAAAGAATAACAAGGCggagaagaggaggaggagagaGGAAGGTGAGAAAAGAAAGCAGGAGAATATCCTAAGATCTGGAACCAAGTTCCAGAAGATCACAAATCCAAAGACTCTACAGAAGCTTGCgaaatcaaagaagaagaagcttcTTAAGGTCCTTCCTGATGATTT